A genomic region of Synechococcus sp. NOUM97013 contains the following coding sequences:
- a CDS encoding SufE family protein, translated as MAEPGSSTSQYGSQALDQLAERLNGTADPRKRYEYVLWLAKKLPAMPAELQTDDRKVKGCVSQVFIASDLVDGRMCWQGDSDALITKGLLALLIKGLSDLTPDQVMAVDPGFIAATGLQASLTPSRANGFLNILRTMQEQARILKPAD; from the coding sequence ATGGCTGAACCAGGCAGCTCCACATCCCAATACGGCAGCCAGGCCCTGGATCAACTGGCCGAGCGACTAAACGGCACGGCCGATCCGCGCAAACGCTACGAATACGTCCTCTGGCTGGCGAAAAAATTGCCAGCCATGCCAGCGGAACTGCAGACAGACGACCGCAAGGTCAAAGGATGCGTTTCTCAGGTGTTCATTGCCTCCGACCTGGTAGACGGCCGGATGTGTTGGCAGGGCGATTCCGACGCCTTGATCACTAAGGGCCTTCTGGCGCTGTTAATCAAAGGACTCTCCGACTTAACGCCGGATCAGGTGATGGCTGTAGATCCAGGCTTCATCGCCGCCACGGGACTGCAGGCCAGCCTCACGCCGTCGCGAGCCAACGGCTTCCTCAACATCCTGCGCACGATGCAGGAACAGGCGCGAATCCTGAAACCAGCGGATTGA
- a CDS encoding class I SAM-dependent methyltransferase → MSITPNNGWFDAVAQDYARFRPRYPDAIFQWMAEHAPSQEHCWDAACGNGQASIGLADCFDHVTATDLSPEQINAAQPHPGVTYSVGEAECTYLNDRSMDAVLVAAAIHWLDVDRFNREALRVLKPKGLLVWLGYQPIEGAPAALQSWLENLYHQRLRSFWPPQRVHVDRHYTDLDFPVPSQAIPEGFAMTVQWSQDELLSFISTWSAMRCIEQRLGSHQQQGSLLPALASELREIWPSQSETLQLRLPLMGRWGLAP, encoded by the coding sequence ATGAGCATCACCCCCAACAACGGCTGGTTCGACGCTGTCGCGCAGGACTACGCCCGATTTCGGCCCCGCTACCCCGATGCAATTTTTCAATGGATGGCCGAACATGCTCCTTCCCAGGAGCACTGTTGGGATGCGGCCTGCGGCAACGGGCAGGCCTCAATCGGCCTGGCTGACTGTTTCGACCATGTGACGGCCACGGATCTGAGCCCCGAGCAGATTAATGCGGCTCAACCGCATCCTGGTGTGACCTACAGCGTGGGAGAGGCAGAGTGCACCTACCTCAACGACCGCAGCATGGATGCGGTGCTGGTCGCCGCGGCCATTCACTGGCTGGACGTGGATCGTTTCAACCGTGAAGCACTGCGGGTGCTGAAGCCAAAAGGCTTGCTGGTCTGGCTGGGTTATCAGCCCATTGAAGGAGCACCTGCAGCCCTGCAGAGCTGGTTGGAGAACCTGTATCACCAACGGCTGCGCAGCTTCTGGCCTCCCCAACGCGTGCATGTGGACCGGCATTACACCGATCTCGACTTTCCCGTTCCCAGCCAAGCCATTCCTGAAGGGTTCGCGATGACCGTGCAATGGAGCCAGGACGAGCTGCTGTCCTTCATCAGCACCTGGTCCGCCATGCGGTGCATCGAGCAAAGGCTGGGGTCGCATCAGCAACAAGGCTCGCTTCTGCCTGCACTCGCCAGCGAACTCAGAGAGATCTGGCCTTCGCAGTCGGAAACACTGCAACTGCGGCTACCGCTGATGGGCCGCTGGGGGCTAGCGCCTTGA
- a CDS encoding ABC transporter substrate-binding protein: MSAAAAIGLSQSACQPSRPNDRFTVASAGRITSLDPAQASTFGAQQVISALGDTLYTRSVGGDLLPSLAAGLPEISDDGLTVTIPLREDVLFHDGTPFNAEAMAFSLRRFLAIGTLSYVVGDRIKAVETPSVYELRLRLNRPSSSLENLLTSTNLTPVSPTAYRDYQDRFLNDNFVGTGPYRLASFQAVQQRLEPFDRYWGQAPSNPGLNLIYLSNSTALFGAIRSGEVDVLISDSIDEDQRLALNRLAEKGRLRVGEGPALVIGYITLLSNSGPLKNPVLRQALAYSLDRPLISQRVSHGLRPPLLSLVPPGLPGGDVDPWPRHDAAQARNLFLKAGYCNGKVFTLPFTYRTNVPADRLMALTWQAQIQRDLSDCLALKLDGVESTTVYRQLGEGAFQAVMLDWRGSYPDPAAYLTPLLSCSEANGSICERGEAAISGSFWTAPGLEDTLLRSDRSRGAARLRDLDQVETMAAEGAAYIPVWLVTPRAWSLPELATPEFDGNGRLKLARLQEAS; encoded by the coding sequence GTGAGCGCTGCCGCCGCGATCGGACTCAGCCAGAGCGCCTGTCAGCCGAGTCGCCCGAACGATCGCTTCACGGTGGCCAGTGCTGGACGAATCACGTCTCTGGATCCCGCACAGGCGAGCACATTTGGCGCTCAGCAAGTCATCAGTGCCCTTGGAGACACGCTGTACACGCGGTCGGTCGGCGGCGACCTGCTGCCTTCGCTCGCAGCAGGTCTGCCAGAGATCAGCGATGACGGACTCACCGTCACCATTCCCCTGCGTGAGGACGTGCTGTTCCATGACGGCACTCCATTCAATGCAGAGGCGATGGCCTTCAGCCTGCGGCGCTTCCTGGCCATCGGCACGCTCAGCTATGTGGTGGGCGATCGGATCAAGGCCGTCGAAACGCCCAGCGTCTATGAACTGAGACTGCGGCTCAATCGGCCCTCCAGCTCCCTGGAGAACCTGCTGACCTCCACCAATCTCACCCCGGTCTCTCCGACGGCCTACCGCGACTATCAGGATCGATTCCTGAATGACAACTTCGTGGGCACGGGCCCTTATCGCCTGGCCAGCTTCCAGGCGGTGCAGCAACGCTTGGAACCCTTCGATCGCTACTGGGGTCAGGCACCCAGCAACCCCGGACTGAACCTGATCTATCTGAGCAACTCAACGGCTTTGTTCGGCGCCATTCGCAGCGGAGAGGTGGATGTGCTGATCTCCGATTCCATCGATGAAGATCAACGACTGGCCCTCAATCGCCTAGCCGAGAAAGGACGATTGCGCGTGGGAGAGGGTCCTGCACTGGTGATCGGCTACATCACGCTGCTGAGCAACAGCGGGCCTCTCAAGAATCCCGTTCTGCGCCAAGCACTGGCCTACAGCCTGGACAGACCACTGATCAGCCAACGGGTCAGCCACGGACTGCGTCCCCCCTTGCTCTCGCTGGTTCCTCCTGGACTGCCCGGTGGCGACGTCGATCCCTGGCCCCGTCATGACGCCGCGCAGGCCCGAAATCTGTTCCTCAAGGCTGGCTACTGCAATGGGAAGGTCTTCACGCTGCCCTTCACCTATCGGACCAATGTGCCGGCGGATCGGTTGATGGCGCTCACCTGGCAAGCCCAGATCCAACGGGACCTCTCCGATTGCCTTGCGCTGAAACTGGATGGCGTGGAATCCACCACGGTTTACCGACAACTCGGGGAAGGGGCGTTTCAGGCCGTGATGCTTGATTGGCGGGGCTCCTATCCCGATCCGGCCGCTTATCTCACCCCGCTGCTGAGTTGCAGCGAAGCCAACGGAAGCATCTGCGAGCGAGGCGAAGCCGCCATCAGCGGCAGTTTCTGGACAGCCCCAGGACTCGAAGACACCTTGCTGCGCTCTGATCGCAGCCGCGGCGCAGCCCGTCTGCGTGATCTCGACCAGGTGGAAACCATGGCGGCTGAAGGCGCTGCCTACATTCCCGTTTGGCTGGTGACACCGAGGGCCTGGAGCCTGCCTGAACTGGCGACTCCGGAATTTGATGGCAACGGTCGACTGAAACTGGCCCGTTTGCAGGAGGCGAGCTGA
- a CDS encoding 5-formyltetrahydrofolate cyclo-ligase: MTIPSPEWTKPSLRQHYRSKRRRCFQQQDNLQIQIRHQVEQEIHCRHRGGSLQGFVGLYWPLAGEADLRPLRDVLQHKLGLSMALPAADGEGALRYHPWTDAPLKPDGCGIAAPLDEPELSPEQLALLLVPALAVDQHGIRLGYGGGYYDRLRCQATWKQRPALVVVPEACVSQEPLPLNDWDQPFDGWVTEKGCECSTKRST; the protein is encoded by the coding sequence TTGACCATCCCATCGCCCGAATGGACCAAACCATCCCTGCGTCAGCACTACCGCTCGAAGCGCCGGCGCTGTTTCCAGCAGCAGGACAACCTGCAGATCCAGATCCGACACCAGGTTGAACAGGAAATCCACTGCCGCCATCGCGGCGGCAGCTTGCAGGGCTTCGTGGGTCTGTACTGGCCACTAGCAGGGGAAGCGGACCTGCGTCCTTTGCGCGACGTCCTGCAACACAAGCTGGGACTGTCCATGGCCCTCCCAGCAGCGGATGGTGAAGGCGCTCTGCGTTATCACCCCTGGACCGACGCTCCGCTCAAACCCGATGGCTGCGGCATCGCGGCGCCCCTCGATGAGCCGGAGTTAAGCCCCGAACAACTGGCGCTACTGCTGGTGCCGGCTCTCGCGGTGGATCAACACGGCATCCGCTTGGGCTACGGAGGCGGCTACTACGACCGCCTGCGTTGCCAAGCGACCTGGAAGCAGCGTCCAGCACTCGTGGTGGTGCCAGAAGCCTGTGTCAGTCAAGAGCCCCTCCCCCTCAATGACTGGGACCAACCTTTCGATGGCTGGGTGACAGAAAAAGGCTGTGAATGCAGCACTAAACGCAGCACTTAA
- a CDS encoding homoserine dehydrogenase: MATRIGIGLLGLGTVGAGVASILSSPDGRHPLIADLDLVRVAVRDLQRPRPVSIPQECLTTNPEEVVDDPNVDVVVEVIGGIEPARTLIMRAIAAGKSVVTANKAVIARHGEEIAAAAAAAGVYVLIEAAVGGGIPIIEPLKQSLGSNRIDRVSGIINGTTNYILSRMADEGADYHAVLKEAQDLGYAEADPAADVDGHDAADKIAILSGLAFGGPIERGGVPTHGISNLQGRDVDYATQLGYGVKLLAIAERLESDGEPGGSLPLAVRVQPTLVPKDHPLAGVNGVNNAILVEGDPIGRVMFYGPGAGSGPTASAVVADILNIAGIRQLKSSDGGLDPLLAASSWRSCHLVDGSKIRQRNYVRFHTEDAPGVIGRIGSCFGEQGVSIQSIVQFDASDQGAEIVVITHEVGNGDMQNALQAIAALPEVRTLAAHLGCF; this comes from the coding sequence ATGGCGACAAGGATCGGCATCGGCCTGCTCGGCCTCGGCACCGTCGGCGCAGGCGTTGCAAGCATCCTGAGCAGCCCTGACGGTCGCCATCCCTTGATTGCCGACCTCGATCTGGTGCGCGTCGCCGTTCGTGATCTGCAGCGACCTCGGCCTGTCTCCATTCCCCAAGAGTGCCTCACAACCAACCCCGAGGAGGTGGTGGACGACCCCAACGTGGATGTGGTCGTGGAGGTGATCGGCGGCATCGAGCCAGCCCGCACCTTGATCATGCGTGCAATTGCCGCTGGAAAATCCGTCGTAACGGCCAACAAAGCCGTGATAGCCCGTCACGGCGAAGAGATCGCCGCAGCGGCTGCTGCCGCTGGCGTTTACGTGCTGATCGAAGCCGCTGTGGGAGGAGGTATTCCGATCATTGAGCCGCTGAAGCAGTCCCTGGGAAGCAACCGCATCGACCGGGTGAGCGGCATTATCAACGGCACCACCAATTACATCCTCAGCCGCATGGCCGATGAGGGTGCTGACTATCACGCGGTTCTCAAGGAAGCCCAGGATCTGGGGTATGCCGAGGCTGATCCAGCCGCAGACGTGGACGGTCACGACGCTGCCGACAAAATCGCCATCCTCTCAGGACTGGCCTTCGGTGGCCCCATCGAGCGTGGCGGTGTTCCGACCCATGGCATCAGCAACCTCCAGGGTCGGGATGTGGATTACGCCACGCAGCTGGGCTACGGCGTGAAACTGCTTGCCATTGCAGAACGCCTGGAAAGCGACGGGGAGCCAGGAGGCTCTCTGCCCTTGGCCGTTCGGGTTCAGCCAACCCTGGTCCCCAAGGATCACCCCCTCGCCGGAGTCAACGGCGTCAACAACGCGATCCTCGTCGAAGGTGACCCCATTGGACGGGTGATGTTTTACGGCCCAGGGGCGGGGTCTGGCCCCACGGCTTCTGCCGTGGTCGCCGACATTCTCAATATTGCGGGCATTCGCCAACTGAAGAGCAGCGATGGCGGCCTCGATCCACTGCTGGCCGCCAGCAGCTGGCGGTCCTGCCATCTCGTGGACGGCAGCAAGATACGCCAACGCAACTATGTGCGTTTCCACACAGAAGACGCCCCTGGCGTGATCGGTCGCATCGGCAGCTGCTTTGGCGAGCAAGGCGTCTCGATTCAATCCATCGTCCAGTTCGACGCCAGCGACCAAGGCGCAGAAATCGTTGTCATCACCCATGAGGTGGGCAATGGAGACATGCAAAATGCCCTCCAGGCCATCGCGGCATTGCCGGAGGTGCGAACCCTGGCCGCCCACCTCGGCTGCTTCTGA
- a CDS encoding ABC transporter permease, with amino-acid sequence MGRSRELLRYTATRLALAPLMLWLIATLVFLLLRVAPGDPVDAVLGSRAPEAAKAVLRARLGLDQPLWHQYMDFLGGLLHGDLGEALINQEPVRQIIGRALPASLELSITALFVAAIAGLAVGFTAIAKSEGSIDLAGRFYGIGTYALPPFWAAMLVQLLFAVVLGWLPVGGRFPPGMMPPEGSGFLIADSVLQGNWRALQGAIRHLVLPACTLGLLLSGVFTNALRLNLNRSLRSDYVEAARSRGLSETQVVLRHALPNALLPVLTIAGITVASLIGGALLIEVTFSWPGIALRLQESINQRDYPVVQGIVVVVAALVVLVSVAVDLLVALLDPRVRY; translated from the coding sequence ATGGGGCGAAGTCGTGAACTGCTGCGCTACACGGCCACCCGACTGGCATTGGCGCCTTTGATGCTTTGGCTGATTGCCACGCTGGTGTTTCTGCTCCTGCGGGTTGCACCGGGTGATCCCGTGGATGCAGTGCTGGGAAGCCGAGCTCCCGAGGCGGCCAAGGCTGTGCTTAGAGCACGGCTTGGCCTTGATCAACCTCTCTGGCATCAGTACATGGACTTTCTTGGCGGATTGCTCCATGGAGACCTTGGCGAAGCACTGATCAATCAGGAACCCGTACGCCAGATCATTGGCCGGGCACTGCCCGCCAGCCTCGAATTGAGCATCACCGCCTTGTTCGTAGCGGCCATTGCAGGACTGGCGGTGGGCTTCACAGCCATTGCCAAATCGGAAGGGAGCATCGACCTGGCTGGACGCTTTTACGGCATCGGCACCTATGCCCTGCCGCCGTTCTGGGCAGCGATGCTGGTGCAATTGCTGTTCGCAGTGGTCCTCGGTTGGTTACCGGTCGGCGGACGTTTCCCGCCAGGAATGATGCCTCCAGAGGGCAGCGGCTTTTTGATTGCCGACAGCGTGCTCCAAGGCAACTGGAGGGCGCTCCAGGGCGCAATTCGTCACCTGGTGCTGCCGGCCTGCACGCTGGGGCTGCTGTTAAGCGGCGTGTTCACCAATGCCTTGAGGCTCAACCTCAACCGCAGTCTTCGCTCGGATTATGTGGAGGCTGCACGCAGCCGCGGCCTCAGCGAAACCCAGGTAGTTCTTCGCCATGCCCTGCCCAATGCCTTGCTTCCGGTGCTCACCATTGCGGGGATCACCGTGGCGTCCCTGATCGGTGGTGCGCTGCTCATCGAAGTGACCTTCTCCTGGCCAGGAATCGCACTACGACTCCAAGAAAGCATCAACCAGCGCGACTATCCCGTGGTGCAAGGCATTGTGGTGGTGGTAGCCGCGCTGGTGGTCTTGGTCAGCGTGGCGGTGGATCTACTGGTTGCTCTGCTCGATCCACGCGTTCGCTACTAA